From a single Diachasmimorpha longicaudata isolate KC_UGA_2023 chromosome 13, iyDiaLong2, whole genome shotgun sequence genomic region:
- the LOC135168465 gene encoding V-type proton ATPase subunit B — protein sequence MNQTIGSRQALQEHVLAVSRDFISQPRLTYKTVSGVNGPLVILDEVKFPKYAEIVQLKLADGSIRSGQVLEVSGSKAVVQVFEGTSGIDAKNTLCEFTGDILRTPVSEDMLGRVFNGSGKPIDKGPPILAEDFLDIDGQPINPWSRIYPEEMIQTGISAIDVMNTIARGQKIPIFSAAGLPHNEIAAQICRQAGLVKVPGKSVLDSHEDNFAIVFAAMGVNMETARFFKQDFEENGSMENVCLFLNLANDPTIERIITPRLALTAAEFLAYQCEKHVLVILTDMSSYAEALREVSAAREEVPGRRGFPGYMYTDLATIYERAGRVEGRNGSITQIPILTMPNDDITHPIPDLTGYITEGQIYVDRQLHNRQIYPPVNVLPSLSRLMKSAIGEGMTRKDHSDVSNQLYACYAIGKDVQAMKAVVGEEALTPDDLLYLEFLSKFEKNFISQGSYENRTVFESLDIGWQLLRIFPKEMLKRIPASTLAEFYPRDSRH from the exons atgaaCCAGACCATAGGGAGTCGCCAGGCTCTCCAGGAGCATGTCCTGGCAGTCTCCCGGGATTTTATCTCACAGCCGAGGCTCA CTTACAAGACAGTATCTGGTGTCAACGGACCCCTGGTAATCCTCGACGAAGTTAAATTCCCAAAATACGCCGAAATTGTCCAGTTGAAGCTCGCCGATGGCTCCATCCGTTCGGGTCAGGTACTCGAGGTGTCTGGCTCAAAAGCTGTTGTCCAGGTATTCGAGGGTACCTCTGGGATCGACGCAAAGAATACTCTTTGCGAGTTCACAGGCGATATCCTGAGAACTCCGGTATCCGAGGACATGCTCGGTCGTGTGTTCAACGGATCAGGGAAGCCCATTGACAAGGGTCCCCCCATTCTCGCTGAAGACTTCCTGGACATCGATGGCCAGCCTATTAACCCCTGGTCCCGTATTTACCCAGAGGAGATGATCCAAACTGGTATTTCTGCAATTGACGTCATGAACACGATCGCCAGGGGACAGAAAATCCccattttctcggctgctggtCTTCCTCACAACGAA ATTGCAGCCCAAATTTGTCGTCAAGCAGGTCTCGTAAAAGTCCCTGGCAAATCCGTCCTGGACTCCCACGAGGACAATTTTGCCATTGTCTTTGCAGCTATGGGTGTGAACATGGAGACAGCCCGTTTCTTCAAGCAGGACTTCGAGGAGAATGGCTCGATGGAGAACGTCTGTCTCTTCCTGAATCTCGCCAACGATCCCACCATCGAGCGCATCATTACGCCGCGTCTAGCCCTGACAGCAGCTGAGTTCCTGGCCTACCAATGCGAGAAGCACGTCCTCGTCATTCTAACGGATATGTCCTCGTATGCTGAGGCTCTTCGTGAGGTATCAGCTGCCCGTGAGGAGGTGCCGGGACGTCGTGGTTTCCCAGGTTACATGTACACCGATTTGGCCACTATCTATGAGCGAGCTGGACGTGTTGAGGGCCGCAATGGCTCCATCACTCAAATACCCATTCTCACTATGCCCAATGATGACATCACTCATCCCATTCCTGATCTTACTGGATACATCACTGAGGGACAGATTTATGTTGATCGTCAGCTCCATAACAGACAGATTTATCCACCTGTCAATGTATTACCTTCGCTGTCACGTCTCATGAAGTCAGCTATTGGGGAGGGCATGACGAGGAAGGATCACTCTGATGTTTCTAATCAGTTG TACGCTTGCTACGCCATTGGCAAGGACGTCCAAGCAATGAAGGCTGTGGTAGGTGAGGAGGCCCTCACACCGGACGATCTCCTTTACCTGGAGTTCCTTTCGAAATTCGAAAAGAACTTCATTTCTCAAGGCAGCTATGAGAATCGCACTGTCTTCGAGTCACTTGATATTGGCTGGCAGTTGCTTCGTATCTTCCCCAAGGAGATGCTCAAACGTATTCCCGCTAGCACCCTGGCTGAATTCtaccccagggattcgcgtcaTTAA
- the LOC135168466 gene encoding 4-hydroxybutyrate coenzyme A transferase-like: MASLRGISGLTGGIKGLTRSHGYRQHLPKTFYTYVNEPAMPIPEKEPCWVKTAEEAVERAGLASNQIVFVQGAAATPVELCRGLTEYGVKADVRNVRLCHMHLEGAAPFAKKENAKHFTSVSFFIGGNVRAAVNEGHADAIPIFLHEIPKIFDRDYMRPDIALIHVTPPDNKGYCSLGTSVDSVRSALVKSKKIVAQVNENMPRTFGDAIIHKSHIDFAVEHNGLLPAHPVKAPTDKEQAIGKHIAENLVDNGATLQLGIGSIPDAVLAQLKSHKNLGIHSEMFSDGVVDLVNLGCITNNEKSMHRGRIVGSFCVGSQKLYDFMHNNPFIEMLAVDYVNDPRIIAKQPKMTCINSCIEVDLTGQICSDSIGTRLYSGFGGQVDFLTGAAMSEDALGKPIVALNSTTADGKTSKIAPMLKLGAGVVTSRALVRYVVTEHGIASLFGKTLKQRAHALIQVAHPDHREALEKAAFERLKGMPAP, encoded by the exons ATGGCGAGTTTGAGAGGCATCAGTGGGTTGACAGGGGGAATCAAGGGCCTCACCAGGAGTCATGGGTacagacaacatctgccaaaaaCCTTCTACACCTACGTCAATGAACCAGCTATGCCAATCCCTGAGAAGGAGCCCTGCTGGGTCAAAACTGCTGAAGAGGCTGTTGAAAGGGCGGGACTTGCGTCCa ATCAAATAGTGTTTGTTCAGGGAGCAGCTGCCACTCCGGTCGAATTATGCCGGGGCCTGACTGAATACGGGGTCAAAGCCGATGTACGAAATGTTCGACTCTGTCACATGCACCTTGAGGGAGCGGCACCGTTCGCGAAGAAGGAAAACGCAA AACACTTCACATCCGTCAGCTTCTTCATCGGTGGAAATGTCAGGGCGGCTGTTAACGAAGGCCACGCAGATGCCATACCAATATTTCTTCACGAGATTCCAAAGATTTTCGATCGCGACTACATGAGACCAGACATTGCACTCATTCACGTGACACCACCGGACAACAAGGGATACTGTTCCCTCGGTACCAGTGTGGATAGTGTTCGATCGGCGTTGGtcaaatccaaaaaaattgttg CTCAAGTAAATGAGAACATGCCGAGGACGTTTGGCGATGCAATAATTCACAAGAGCCACATTGACTTTGCTGTCGAGCACAATGGTCTCCTCCCAGCCCACCCTGTCAAGGCTCCAACCGACAAAGAACAGGCAATTGGCAAGCACATTGCGGAAAACCTAGTAGACAATGGAGCAACATTGCAATTAGGCATTGGCAGTATCCCGGATGCAGTATTAGCGCAATTGAAGTCACATAAGAATTTGGGAATTCACAGTGAGATGTTCAGCGATGGTGTGGTGGACCTGGTCAACTTGGGTTGCATAACCAATAACGAGAAGAGTATGCATCGGGGGAGAATTGTTGGGTCATTCTGCGTTGGATCGCAAAAGCTGTATGATTTCATGCATAATAATCCCTTCATTg AAATGCTGGCCGTCGATTACGTGAACGATCCAAGGATAATCGCGAAGCAGCCAAAAATGACGTGCATAAATTCATGCATAGAGGTTGACCTGACAGGACAAATTTGCTCCGACAGTATTGGAACGAGATTGTACTCTGGCTTTGGTGGACAAGTGGATTTTCTAACAGGTGCAGCTATGAGTGAGGACGCCCTGGGAAAGCCAATAGTCGCCCTGAACTCGACAACAGCAGATGGAAAGACCAGTAAAATTGCGCCAATGCTGAAGCTCGGAGCGGGTGTTGTGACGAGCAGAGCTCTTGTGAGATACGTCGTGACTGAGCACGGAATAGCAAGTTTATTTGGTAAGACTCTGAAGCAGAGGGCACATGCACTGATCCAGGTTGCGCATCCAGACCATAGGGAGGCCCTCGAGAAAGCAGCCTTTGAGCGTCTCAAAGGAATGCCAGCACCTTGA
- the LOC135168657 gene encoding 4-hydroxybutyrate coenzyme A transferase-like: MALEGDAPFSNPEFEKHFRSISFYIGSNLRDAVNDGRADYIPVFHHEIPKLFYEGSISPDIAFIHVSTPDLRGFCSLGTSVDCTRAALCTAKIIVAQVNDHMPRSFGEAVIHSSHIDFAVKFDCSLPCVSGAPPNEIETEIGKIVAQRLVEDGATIQLGLGNIPDAILCSLSNHKDIGVHTELMSEGMVDLAEKGVVTNKHKKRHRGKIVAALGIGTKKLYDYIHNNPALEMLGIDYTNDPRIISSQPKMTAINSCIEMDITGQICADSLGYKMYSGIGGQLDFLRGSAIGTDGRGKSILAFPSVTSCGESKIQPALKCGGGVTSTRAHVHYVVTEHGVAQLFGKTLRQRACALIQIAHPEHRECLERAAYDRLKCMPTKYL, translated from the exons ATGGCCCTCGAGGGAGACGCCCCGTTCAGCAATCCCGAGTTTGAGA AACACTTCAGGTCCATCAGCTTCTACATCGGCTCCAACCTGAGGGACGCTGTGAATGATGGTCGGGCTGATTATATTCCCGTTTTCCATCACGAAATCCCAAAGCTATTTTATGAGGGCAGTATTTCCCCGGATATTGCCTTCATCCATGTCAGTACGCCAGATCTTCGGGGGTTCTGCTCACTGGGGACGAGTGTGGATTGCACAAGAGCGGCTTTGTGCACCGCAAAAATTATTGTCG CGCAAGTGAACGATCACATGCCAAGATCCTTCGGTGAAGCTGTGATTCACTCGAGTCACATAGACTTCGCAGTAAAATTCGATTGTTCCCTGCCCTGTGTGAGTGGAGCTCCTCCTAACGAGATAGAAACTGAAATCGGAAAGATTGTGGCTCAGAGATTGGTCGAGGACGGTGCAACCATTCAGCTGGGTCTCGGGAACATTCCCGATGCGATCCTCTGCTCCTTGAGTAATCACAAGGACATCGGAGTGCACACGGAACTGATGAGCGAAG GGATGGTGGACCTCGCCGAGAAGGGGGTGGTTACAAATAAGCATAAAAAAAGACATCGGGGCAAGATAGTCGCTGCGTTGGGCATTGGGACCAAGAAGCTTTATGATTACATTCATAATAATCCTGCTCTTG AAATGCTGGGAATTGACTACACAAATGACCCTCGAATAATCTCGAGTCAGCCAAAAATGACAGCGATAAATTCCTGCATAGAGATGGACATAACCGGTCAGATCTGTGCAGATAGTTTAGGCTACAAAATGTACTCTGGGATTGGTGGACAACTGGACTTCCTCCGAGGCTCTGCCATCGGCACAGATGGCAGAGGGAAATCCATCCTTGCATTTCCATCGGTGACGAGTTGTGGGGAGAGCAAAATTCAGCCTGCACTCAAGTGTG GGGGAGGAGTTACGTCCACAAGAGCTCATGTTCACTACGTGGTGACAGAGCATGGTGTAGCTCAGTTATTCGGAAAAACTCTGAGACAGAGAGCCTGTGCATTGATCCAAATTGCTCATCCAGAGCACAGGGAGTGCCTGGAGAGAGCTGCTTACGATAGACTCAAGTGCATGCCCACGAAATACCTTTAG
- the LOC135168656 gene encoding TGF-beta-activated kinase 1 and MAP3K7-binding protein 1-like, with translation MPARDEIPSLMPFGDTEHSWTDDLPVCKESGVGLSTNQIYREDGYRQEDHPFEDRSFHCKYDDSTFLYGIFDGHEGTRAANFTLQRMAAEILLGQLNGKTTDEEVKEVLRQAFIAVERGYFDSIGEVLAERTSLQFDIPDGLNSYEAYQKFPEVVDKLNELNGELSAGTSGIVALVYRNRLYVANVGDSRALLCKTDDNQVLRVVQLSIDHDLRNEDELLRLSQLGLDVKSIRQGSHLGNQENTRCLGNWLVKGGYREFEELAPAIAEPIIAEPEILGGIEVDESCRFLLLMSRGLYKALEEATGTDQVNQELALMAVEQFRIQSTITGVSQAVVDKIVRIHHDLNMSNPESSQTSGKREDITLLVRNFNFPLPHALKSPTIGQVRFNPIVQTTVASAQDDYSSISTVAGNDNFDPSSNETSSTSELYPPGAKPPDRNARIKPYVDFTEYFDNVERRKEGGTLPEGIDF, from the exons ATGCCCGCGAGGGATGAGATCCCCAGCTTAATGCCCTTTGGAGACACGGAGCACAGTTGGACCGACGATCTCCCAGTTTGCAAAGAATCTG GCGTCGGTCTCTCCACGAATCAAATATACAGGGAGGATGGCTACAGGCAAGAGGATCATCCCTTCGAGGACAGGAGTTTTCACTGTAAATACGATGACAGCACATTTTTGTACGGGATTTTTGACGGCCACGAGGGCACGAGAGCTGCCAATTTTACACTACAGAGAATGGCTGCTGAGATATTGCTGGGGCAGTTGAATGGAAAAACTACTGATGAGGAAGTCAAAGAAGTCTTGAG ACAGGCCTTCATCGCAGTGGAGCGTGGCTACTTCGACTCAATTGGGGAGGTTTTAGCCGAACGTACCAGCCTCCAGTTCGACATACCAGACGGCTTGAACTCCTACGAGGCATATCAGAAATTCCCCGAGGTAGTGGACAAGCTGAACGAACTCAATGGCGAGCTCTCAGCAGGAACCAGCGGCATCGTTGCACTGGTGTACAGAAATCGACTTTATGTGGCCAATGTGGGAGACAGTCGAGCACTGTTATGTAAAACCGATGATAATCAGGTATTGAGAGTCGTTCAGTTGTCGATTGACCACGACTTGAGGAATGAGGATGAACTCTTGAGATTGTCACAACTTGGACTAGATGTCAAGTCGATTAGACAAG GCTCTCACCTGGGAAATCAAGAGAACACTCGTTGCCTGGGAAATTGGCTGGTGAAAGGAGGATACAGGGAGTTCGAGGAGTTGGCCCCAGCCATTGCAGAGCCGATAATAGCTGAGCCTGAGATTCTGGGGGGAATCGAAGTCGATGAATCCTGCAGATTTCTTCTTCTGATGTCACGAGGGTTGTACAAAGCCCTGGAGGAAGCTACTGGCACTGATCAGGTCAACCAAGAGTTGGCATTAATGGCAGTGGAACAG TTTCGAATCCAATCAACAATAACTGGTGTATCTCAAGCAGTAGTCGATAAAATAGTGAGAATCCATCACGACCTGAACATGAGTAACCCCGAGAGCAGCCAGACGAGTGGCAAACGCGAGGACATCACTCTGCTAGttcgaaattttaatttcccccTGCCCCACGCACTCAAAAGTCCCACGATAGGACAAGTCCGGTTCAATCCAATAGTACAAACTACTGTCGCCAGTGCCCAGGACGATTACTCCAGTATCAGCACAGTGGCTGGCAATGACAACTTCGATCCATCGAGCAACGAGACCTCTAGTACTTCGGAGTTATATCCACCAGGTGCCAAACCACCGGACAGAAACGCCAGGATAAAACCTTACGTGGACTTTACTGAGTACTTTGACAATGTTGAGAGGCGAAAGGAGGGAGGAACTCTACCTGAGGGTATCGATTTTTAA